Proteins from a single region of Colias croceus chromosome Z, ilColCroc2.1:
- the LOC123705150 gene encoding gamma-aminobutyric acid receptor subunit beta-like isoform X1: MASTRPRSVRTLAVVFSLAIAWLPHADQAGAGGGGMFGDVNISAILDSLSVSYDKRVRPNYGGPPVDVGVTMYVLSISSLSEVKMDFTLDFYFRQFWTDPRLAYKKRPGVETLSVGSEFIRNIWVPDTFFVNEKQSYFHIATTSNEFIRIHHSGSITRSIRLTITASCPMDLQYFPMDRQLCNIEIESFGYTMRDIRYKWNEGPNSVGVSSEVSLPQFKVLGHRQRAMEISLTTGNYSRLACEIQFVRSMGYYLIQIYIPSGLIVIISWVSFWLNRNATPARVSLGVTTVLTMTTLMSSTNAALPKISYVKSIDVYLGTCFVMVFASLLEYATVGYMAKRIQMRKQRFTAVQKMAAEKKMHIDGPPGTSEPLPPPRTSTLSRPAPPSRSSSYNPHTQEVRFKVHDPKAYSKGVTHENTINGARGPPAPAPPAPQPEEEIPPHLLQASKSINKLLGTTPSDIDKYSRIVFPVCFVCFNLMYWIIYLHVSDVVADDLVLLGEEH; encoded by the exons AGGCGCGGGCGGTGGGGGCATGTTCGGTGACGTCAACATCTCCGCCATTTTGGATTCGCTGAGTGTCAGCTACGATAAAAGAGTGAGACCCAATTACGGCG GACCACCCGTCGACGTGGGAGTCACCATGTACGTGCTATCGATCAGCTCCCTATCTGAAGTGAAAATG GATTTCACTTTGGATTTCTACTTTAGACAGTTTTGGACGGATCCAAGGTTAGCCTATAAAAAGAGGCCAGGCGTAGAGACACTATCCGTCGGGTCCGAGTTTATTAGAAACATTTGGGTGCCGgatacattttttgtaaacGAGAAGCAATCCTACTTTCATATCGCTACAACAAGCAATGAATTTATTCGTATCCATCATTCTGGATCGATTACCCGCAGTATAAG aTTAACAATCACCGCATCATGTCCCATGGATCTCCAGTACTTCCCGATGGATCGTCAATTATGCAACATAGAAATTGAAAGTT TTGGCTACACCATGCGGGACATCCGATATAAGTGGAACGAAGGCCCCAACTCCGTGGGCGTATCCAGTGAAGTGTCTTTGCCGCAGTTCAAGGTGCTCGGGCATCGTCAAAGAGCTATGGAGATCTCACTTACCACAG gAAATTATTCACGCCTGGCTTGTGAAATCCAATTTGTGCGTTCGATGGGATACTACTTGATCCAGATTTATATTCCATCTGGTTTGATCGTGATCATATCTTGGGTTTCGTTTTGGTTGAACCGAAACGCGACTCCTGCCCGAGTGTCACTTGGAGTGACTACCGTGCTGACTATGACTACCCTCATGTCATCTACAAATGCAGCACTACCGAAGATATCGTATGTCAAATCCATTGATGTTTATCTTGGTACCTGCTTCGTGATGGTCTTCGCCAGTCTCTTAG AATATGCTACCGTCGGCTACATGGCTAAGAGGATACAGATGAGGAAGCAAAGATTCACCGCTGTTCAGAAAATGGCAGCTGAGAAGAAAATGCACATAGACGGCCCTCCTGGCACTTCGGAGCCTCTACCACCACCCCGGACGAGCACACTTTCTCGCCCGGCTCCACCAAGCCGATCATCA TCGTACAATCCTCACACGCAGGAGGTTCGCTTCAAAGTCCACGACCCAAAGGCATATTCAAAAGGCGTCACTCATGAAAACACGATCAACGGTGCTCGCGGACCCCCAGCTCCCGCCCCACCAGCCCCGCAACCAGAAGAGGAAATCCCACCTCATCTTCTCCAGGCCTCAAAG AGCATCAACAAACTGCTGGGCACGACACCGTCTGACATCGACAAGTATTCGCGAATCGTTTTCCCGGTGTGCTTCGTTTGCTTCAATCTAATGTATTGGATCATTTATCTGCATGTGTCCGACGTGGTTGCTGACGACCTGGTACTACTCGGCGAGGAACATTGA
- the LOC123705150 gene encoding gamma-aminobutyric acid receptor subunit beta-like isoform X2: protein MFGDVNISAILDSLSVSYDKRVRPNYGGPPVDVGVTMYVLSISSLSEVKMDFTLDFYFRQFWTDPRLAYKKRPGVETLSVGSEFIRNIWVPDTFFVNEKQSYFHIATTSNEFIRIHHSGSITRSIRLTITASCPMDLQYFPMDRQLCNIEIESFGYTMRDIRYKWNEGPNSVGVSSEVSLPQFKVLGHRQRAMEISLTTGNYSRLACEIQFVRSMGYYLIQIYIPSGLIVIISWVSFWLNRNATPARVSLGVTTVLTMTTLMSSTNAALPKISYVKSIDVYLGTCFVMVFASLLEYATVGYMAKRIQMRKQRFTAVQKMAAEKKMHIDGPPGTSEPLPPPRTSTLSRPAPPSRSSSYNPHTQEVRFKVHDPKAYSKGVTHENTINGARGPPAPAPPAPQPEEEIPPHLLQASKSINKLLGTTPSDIDKYSRIVFPVCFVCFNLMYWIIYLHVSDVVADDLVLLGEEH, encoded by the exons ATGTTCGGTGACGTCAACATCTCCGCCATTTTGGATTCGCTGAGTGTCAGCTACGATAAAAGAGTGAGACCCAATTACGGCG GACCACCCGTCGACGTGGGAGTCACCATGTACGTGCTATCGATCAGCTCCCTATCTGAAGTGAAAATG GATTTCACTTTGGATTTCTACTTTAGACAGTTTTGGACGGATCCAAGGTTAGCCTATAAAAAGAGGCCAGGCGTAGAGACACTATCCGTCGGGTCCGAGTTTATTAGAAACATTTGGGTGCCGgatacattttttgtaaacGAGAAGCAATCCTACTTTCATATCGCTACAACAAGCAATGAATTTATTCGTATCCATCATTCTGGATCGATTACCCGCAGTATAAG aTTAACAATCACCGCATCATGTCCCATGGATCTCCAGTACTTCCCGATGGATCGTCAATTATGCAACATAGAAATTGAAAGTT TTGGCTACACCATGCGGGACATCCGATATAAGTGGAACGAAGGCCCCAACTCCGTGGGCGTATCCAGTGAAGTGTCTTTGCCGCAGTTCAAGGTGCTCGGGCATCGTCAAAGAGCTATGGAGATCTCACTTACCACAG gAAATTATTCACGCCTGGCTTGTGAAATCCAATTTGTGCGTTCGATGGGATACTACTTGATCCAGATTTATATTCCATCTGGTTTGATCGTGATCATATCTTGGGTTTCGTTTTGGTTGAACCGAAACGCGACTCCTGCCCGAGTGTCACTTGGAGTGACTACCGTGCTGACTATGACTACCCTCATGTCATCTACAAATGCAGCACTACCGAAGATATCGTATGTCAAATCCATTGATGTTTATCTTGGTACCTGCTTCGTGATGGTCTTCGCCAGTCTCTTAG AATATGCTACCGTCGGCTACATGGCTAAGAGGATACAGATGAGGAAGCAAAGATTCACCGCTGTTCAGAAAATGGCAGCTGAGAAGAAAATGCACATAGACGGCCCTCCTGGCACTTCGGAGCCTCTACCACCACCCCGGACGAGCACACTTTCTCGCCCGGCTCCACCAAGCCGATCATCA TCGTACAATCCTCACACGCAGGAGGTTCGCTTCAAAGTCCACGACCCAAAGGCATATTCAAAAGGCGTCACTCATGAAAACACGATCAACGGTGCTCGCGGACCCCCAGCTCCCGCCCCACCAGCCCCGCAACCAGAAGAGGAAATCCCACCTCATCTTCTCCAGGCCTCAAAG AGCATCAACAAACTGCTGGGCACGACACCGTCTGACATCGACAAGTATTCGCGAATCGTTTTCCCGGTGTGCTTCGTTTGCTTCAATCTAATGTATTGGATCATTTATCTGCATGTGTCCGACGTGGTTGCTGACGACCTGGTACTACTCGGCGAGGAACATTGA